The Enterobacter oligotrophicus sequence AATTTTGCCGGAGTATAACATGAAGGCAGCTTTGTTGTTATGCAACGGTTGGAGCAGGCGTCACGTAACGTTATACTGCTTCTCTTTCTTATTAAGACAACTGTCGACGCCTATATGCCTGTTTTCGCACTGATCGCTCTTGTTGCCTACTCTGTCAGCCTCGCGCTGATCATTCCCGGCCTGCTGCAAAAAAACAGCGGCTGGCGGCGCATGGCTATCCTTTCGGCAGTGATCGCACTGGTAAGTCACGCTTTTGCGCTGGAATCTCGCATCATTCCCGGTGATGGCAGCGTGCAAAATCTGAGCGTGCTGAACGTCGGCTCACTGGTCAGCCTGATGATCTGTACGGTGATGACCATTGTCGCCTCAAAAAATCGCGGCTGGCTGCTGCTGCCAATTGTGTATGCCTTCGCGCTGATCAATCTGGCCCTGGCCACCTTTATGCCCAATGAATTCATTACTCATCTGGAAGCCACTCCGGGAATGCTGGTGCACATTGGCCTGTCATTGTTCTCCTACGCAACATTAATCATCGCCGCGCTCTACGCCATGCAGCTCGCCTGGATTGACTATCAGTTGAAAAACAAAAAGCTGGCCTTTAACCATGAAATGCCACCGCTGATGGTCATTGAGCGTAAGATGTTTCATATCACTCAGGTCGGTGTCGTACTGCTGACGCTGACGCTCTGTACCGGCCTGTTTTACATGAAGAACCTGTTCAGCGTGGAGAATATCGACAAAGCCGTTCTCTCCATCATCGCGTGGTTTGTCTATATTGTCCTGTTATGGGGTCATTATCATGAAGGCTGGCGCGGTCGTCGCGTGGTCTGGTTCAACGTCGCGGGTGCGGGTATTCTCACCCTTGCCTATTTTGGCAGCCGCTTCATACAGCAATTTGCTGGCTAAGTAACAAAGGAGTTCCCCCTGGAACACATCTCTACCACCGCGCTGATCGTCACGCTGATCATCATGGTGGTCATCTCTGCCTATTTCTCTGGCTCGGAAACCGGCATGATGACGTTGAACCGCTACCGGTTACGTCATCGCGCGAAGCACGGTAATCGTGCCGCACGCCGTGTCGAAAAGCTGCTGCGTAAGCCCGACCGCCTGATTAGCCTGGTGCTAATTGGTAACAACCTGGTCAACATTCTCGCTTCTGCGCTGGGCACCATCGTCGGCATGCGCCTGTACGGTAACGCCGGGGTCGCCATTGCCACTGGTGTCCTGACGTTCGTGGTGCTGGTGTTTGCCGAAGTGCTGCCCAAAACCATCGCCGCACTTTACCCGGAGAAGGTGGCCTACCCGAGCAGCTTCCTGCTGGCACCGCTGCTTATTCTGATGATGCCGCTGGTCTGGCTGCTGAATATGGTCACCCGCCTGCTGATGCGGATGGTGGGCATCAAAGCGGACGTCACCATCAGCAGCGCACTCAGCAAAGACGAGCTTCGCACTATTGTGAATGAATCCCGCTCGCAGATTTCCCGCCGCAATCAGGACATGCTCCTGTCCGTACTGGATCTGGAGAAAGTCAGCGTCGACGATATCATGGTGCCGCGCAATGAGATTGTTGGTATTGATATCAATGATGACTGGAAGGCCATCGTCCGTCAGCTGACGCACTCCCCGCACGGGCGCATTGTGCTCTATCGCGACTCGCTGGACGATGCCATTAGCATGTTGCGCGTGCGCGAGGCCTACCGTCTGATGACCGAGAAAAACGAGTTCACCAAAGAGGTGATGCTGCGCGCCGCCGACGAGATTTACTACGTCCCCGAAGGAACACCGCTCAGCACACAACTGGTGAAATTCCAGCGTAATAAGAAAAAAGTGGGCCTGGTGGTTGATGAATACGGTGATATTCAGGGGCTTGTGACGGTCGAAGATATTCTGGAAGAGATTGTTGGAGACTTCACCACGTCAATGTCACCTTCTCTTGCAGAGGAAGTCACCCCGCAAAACGATGGCTCGGTGTTGATTGACGGGAGCGCCAATATTCGTGAAATCAACAAAGCCTTCAACTGGCATCTGCCGGAAGATGAGGCGCGCACGATGAACGGGATGATTCTGGAAGCGCTGGAAGAGATCCCGGCGGCAGGCACACGGGTGCGTATTGAGCAGTACGACATTGATATCCTGGACGTGCAGGACAATATGATCAAGCAGGTGAAGGTTCTGCCCGTCACGCCACTTCGGGAAAGTATTGCCGAATAAAATGTAGGCCGGGTAAGGCGAACGCCGCCACCCGGCACTACGGATGGCACATTACGCTTTCGCTTTCGCCACGGTCACCATCGCAGCGCGAATAGTACGGCCGTTCAGGGTGTAACCTTTCTGCATCACGCCAAGTACGTTACCGGCGTCGACATCTTCTGATTCCACCATCGCAATCGCCTGGTGAACGTTCGGGTCCAGCGGTACGTTGGTATCGGCAATCACTTCCACGCCAAACTTACGCACCACATCCAGCATGGATTTCAGCGTCAGTTCGATACCCTCGATCATCGCCGCGTTGTCCGGATTCGCTTTATCCGCCACTTCCAGCGCGCGATCCAGGCTATCAATCACCGGCAGCAGTTCGTTGACGAATTTCTCCAGCGCAAATTTATGTGCTTTTTCAACGTCCAGCTCGGTACGACGACGCAGGTTTTCCATTTCCGCTTTGATGCGCAGCACACCATCGCGTTCGCGATTCTGCGCTTCGACTAACTGAGCTTCCAGATTCGCAATTTTTTCATCGCGCGGGTCCACCTGCTCAGCAGACGCGTCTGGCTCTACAGCCTCAACTTCGTCGTGCTGTTCCGTGATAATTTCTTCAGGGGCTTGCCCCTCAGGCGTTTTCTGTTCTTTACTACTCATGAATTTCTCCGCGTTTTTCTGCATTCAT is a genomic window containing:
- a CDS encoding cytochrome C assembly family protein codes for the protein MPVFALIALVAYSVSLALIIPGLLQKNSGWRRMAILSAVIALVSHAFALESRIIPGDGSVQNLSVLNVGSLVSLMICTVMTIVASKNRGWLLLPIVYAFALINLALATFMPNEFITHLEATPGMLVHIGLSLFSYATLIIAALYAMQLAWIDYQLKNKKLAFNHEMPPLMVIERKMFHITQVGVVLLTLTLCTGLFYMKNLFSVENIDKAVLSIIAWFVYIVLLWGHYHEGWRGRRVVWFNVAGAGILTLAYFGSRFIQQFAG
- a CDS encoding HlyC/CorC family transporter produces the protein MEHISTTALIVTLIIMVVISAYFSGSETGMMTLNRYRLRHRAKHGNRAARRVEKLLRKPDRLISLVLIGNNLVNILASALGTIVGMRLYGNAGVAIATGVLTFVVLVFAEVLPKTIAALYPEKVAYPSSFLLAPLLILMMPLVWLLNMVTRLLMRMVGIKADVTISSALSKDELRTIVNESRSQISRRNQDMLLSVLDLEKVSVDDIMVPRNEIVGIDINDDWKAIVRQLTHSPHGRIVLYRDSLDDAISMLRVREAYRLMTEKNEFTKEVMLRAADEIYYVPEGTPLSTQLVKFQRNKKKVGLVVDEYGDIQGLVTVEDILEEIVGDFTTSMSPSLAEEVTPQNDGSVLIDGSANIREINKAFNWHLPEDEARTMNGMILEALEEIPAAGTRVRIEQYDIDILDVQDNMIKQVKVLPVTPLRESIAE
- the grpE gene encoding nucleotide exchange factor GrpE, whose amino-acid sequence is MSSKEQKTPEGQAPEEIITEQHDEVEAVEPDASAEQVDPRDEKIANLEAQLVEAQNRERDGVLRIKAEMENLRRRTELDVEKAHKFALEKFVNELLPVIDSLDRALEVADKANPDNAAMIEGIELTLKSMLDVVRKFGVEVIADTNVPLDPNVHQAIAMVESEDVDAGNVLGVMQKGYTLNGRTIRAAMVTVAKAKA